The sequence below is a genomic window from Polaribacter vadi.
GCGATTGATAATGATTGTTTAATGCTGCTTGTTTTTCAGGAGTTCCTTGCATAAAAATTAAATTTCCAACGTGATATTTTTCAATCATTTGTGTAATAAAATATTCATGTTTTATATCCAAATTAGAATAGGCTTGCACCATAAATAACTGACCAATTTTTTCATCAATGGTCATGTTACTTAGAATACTATCTACCCAAACTTCCTGGGCTTTAGCATCTTTAGTTACTAAAGGATCTATGGTTTGAGCGTTAATAGTGTAACCAAAAGCGATTACTAAAAGTACTAATATTTCTTTTTTCATTATATTTTTTGAGTATTTTTTGGGCGTTTTAACAGGCTTTCCATTGTATCTTTTTAAAACGTCTTTACGAAGTTTACGTATTTGCAAACTGTGGAAATCTCTTATGTAAGAAGTAAGACATTTATTTAAAAACGTTTTAAAAAGGATGCCATTTCAATCCTTAACGCAACTTGTCAATAAGGGTATTTGCTATTTAAATCAATTGTTATACAAAAAAACGTTTGTGCCAACTTTGCTCTGCAGGAACTTCCCAATTGTTCTCAAAATCTTCTTTGGTTGTTACCAAATTATTAAAAACAATAGTTTCTGACGTTATTTTCTGCTCTTTTGCAAACTTTTGAAAATCGGCTAAAGTTACCAGATTAACATGCTCATTATCTTTAAAAGTAATGTTCATTTTATTCATTAAATCGATTCCTAACTCCTTTTCAATTTCTTGTACAAAACGAACAGAACTATCTATAGAACAACCAGAAACATTGTTAAAACTCTCATCTACTGCCAACACTAAAAATTGATTGTATTTTATAGTAAACGAGCCTTTTAAATCATCTCCATGCCTTGTCCAAGAATTGATAAACATTTCTGCTCTCGTAGAAATAAAATCTATTTCTTTATGTGTAAATTCTCTATTAGATTGATAAATCCAAACTCGGGAATTATCAGGTAATTTGTTATAATCTGTAAACATTGTTTTGTGAACTGTTTAAATTTGTAATTTTTTAATTGCGATGTTCTGCAACTGTTTCATTCGTTAATTTGTAAGTGTTAAAGAAATTGAAGGAGCATACTTTTTGTAAGATTTCACTTTACTGAATGCACATTTTTGCCAATTTCCTTTTACATAAAAATACAAATCATTTTCTTTCTTTTTTGGATATTTTGTAAATCCTACAACAGGTGAATACAAAACCTCACTATTTTCATCATTCTAATTTTACCATATTCATTAAAAGAAGTAAACACCTTTTCAAAGTCGATAAAAATCGTTTTAGCATTCCTTATTTCTTCATTTTTATCAAAAATTTAAATCTAAAAATGATAATATGTATTTACCTCAAATTAAATTTCTGTTGCAAAGCAGTTAGTTTATCAGCATCAGACATGGTGTCTTTTGGTGCAGACATTCTTTCTTTAATTCCTTTTAAAACCTTTTTTGTGTATAATGGAAAGTCTGCATTTTGAATCCAATTGTTATAACCAGGATTCTCTACAAACACTTCTTCAACTGTTCTTCCTTTGTATTTTCCGAAAGAAAAAATTTCTTGTTTATCATCATTCATCAAAATAAAACCAGCAAAATCGGCTCTTTCTCCATGTGTAGAATATTCGCTTAAAGCCTCTACAGTATTTCCAATATCTCCATATTTTTCAACTTGTGCCAACAAAATCTCATAGGTTGCGTTTGTATCAGCTTCTGCTCCATGAGCGCCTTCTAATTCTTTTCCGCAATAAAATTGATACCCAGCTCCTAATGTTCTTTGCTCCTTTTTATGGAAAATTACTTGCACATCAATTGCTTTTCTTCCATTCATATCAAAATCGATTCCAACTCGCATTAA
It includes:
- a CDS encoding 3'-5' exonuclease, which gives rise to MNLKLKQPIVFFDLETTGVNIAKDRIVEISILKVFPNGNKESKTWLVNPEVEIPAESTAVHGITNEKVAGEPTFKELAAKINKMITGCDLAGFNSNRFDIPLLAEELMRVGIDFDMNGRKAIDVQVIFHKKEQRTLGAGYQFYCGKELEGAHGAEADTNATYEILLAQVEKYGDIGNTVEALSEYSTHGERADFAGFILMNDDKQEIFSFGKYKGRTVEEVFVENPGYNNWIQNADFPLYTKKVLKGIKERMSAPKDTMSDADKLTALQQKFNLR
- a CDS encoding ABC transporter ATPase, with product MFTDYNKLPDNSRVWIYQSNREFTHKEIDFISTRAEMFINSWTRHGDDLKGSFTIKYNQFLVLAVDESFNNVSGCSIDSSVRFVQEIEKELGIDLMNKMNITFKDNEHVNLVTLADFQKFAKEQKITSETIVFNNLVTTKEDFENNWEVPAEQSWHKRFFV